In Paenibacillus phoenicis, one genomic interval encodes:
- the hisA gene encoding 1-(5-phosphoribosyl)-5-[(5-phosphoribosylamino)methylideneamino]imidazole-4-carboxamide isomerase encodes MSSFIIYPAIDIRGGKCVRLVQGDYDRETVYNANPVEVARSWEAQGGSFIHLVDLDGAKAGHPVNDELIGEIARTVQVPVQVGGGLRTLDDVKRLLSLGVSRVILGTAAIEDRAFTEAVLGTYGDKVAIGIDARNGFVATRGWLETSEVQAEVLAKELAAKGAETFIFTDISRDGMMQGPNVEAILSLAQASGKTVIASGGVTVQDDLLRLAAHRDQGIGGAIVGKALYTGNIDLAQAIEAIGALNR; translated from the coding sequence ATGTCATCTTTTATTATTTATCCGGCTATCGACATTCGCGGCGGAAAGTGTGTGCGGCTGGTCCAAGGCGATTATGATCGTGAAACGGTGTATAACGCGAACCCGGTTGAGGTGGCCCGTTCTTGGGAAGCCCAAGGCGGGTCGTTTATCCATTTGGTCGATTTAGACGGCGCGAAGGCGGGGCATCCGGTCAATGATGAGCTGATCGGAGAGATCGCTCGCACCGTACAGGTGCCGGTCCAGGTTGGCGGCGGCCTGCGCACGCTGGATGACGTTAAGCGGCTGTTGTCGCTTGGCGTGAGCCGGGTCATTCTAGGTACGGCGGCGATTGAGGACCGGGCGTTCACTGAGGCGGTGCTGGGCACCTACGGCGATAAAGTCGCGATCGGCATCGATGCCCGAAACGGCTTCGTCGCGACGCGCGGTTGGCTGGAAACCTCCGAGGTTCAGGCGGAAGTGTTAGCGAAGGAACTCGCGGCCAAAGGGGCGGAGACGTTTATCTTCACCGATATCTCCCGTGACGGGATGATGCAAGGGCCTAACGTTGAGGCGATTTTGTCTCTGGCCCAGGCGTCCGGCAAGACGGTAATTGCCTCCGGCGGCGTCACGGTGCAGGACGATTTGCTGCGCCTCGCTGCCCACAGAGATCAAGGCATCGGCGGAGCTATCGTTGGCAAGGCGCTGTACACGGGGAATATTGATTTGGCTCAGGCGATCGAGGCGATTGGAGCTTTGAATCGTTGA
- the hisF gene encoding imidazole glycerol phosphate synthase subunit HisF, translating to MLAKRIIPCLDVKDGRVVKGVNFVKLRDAGDPVELAALYDREGADELVFLDISASHEGRATMIEVVKQTAGEIAIPFTVGGGISQVEDMKRLLRAGADKIGINTAAVVNPELISDGARRFGSQCIVVAVDAKYNAEWGEWEVYTHGGRKPTGIRALEWVREAEKRGAGEILLTSMDADGTKDGFDLPLTSAVSRAVGIPVIASGGAGKTEDFYEVFTEGYADAALAATIFHYKEIAIPDLKQELKAKGVEIR from the coding sequence ATGCTCGCAAAGCGAATTATTCCCTGTCTGGACGTGAAGGACGGGCGGGTCGTCAAAGGCGTGAATTTTGTGAAACTGCGCGATGCCGGTGATCCGGTGGAGCTGGCCGCGTTGTATGATCGCGAGGGGGCGGATGAGCTCGTCTTTCTGGACATTTCCGCATCGCATGAAGGCCGGGCAACCATGATCGAGGTGGTGAAGCAAACGGCCGGCGAAATCGCCATCCCGTTTACGGTGGGCGGCGGGATCTCCCAGGTGGAGGATATGAAGCGCCTTCTCCGGGCCGGGGCCGATAAGATCGGCATCAATACGGCGGCGGTCGTTAATCCAGAGCTGATCTCGGACGGGGCACGCCGTTTTGGCTCCCAATGCATCGTTGTGGCTGTAGATGCCAAATATAACGCCGAGTGGGGCGAATGGGAAGTGTACACCCACGGAGGACGCAAACCGACGGGCATCCGTGCGCTGGAGTGGGTACGGGAAGCCGAGAAACGGGGCGCCGGGGAAATTCTGCTGACGAGCATGGACGCCGACGGCACCAAGGACGGGTTTGATCTGCCGCTGACCAGCGCGGTCAGCCGGGCGGTAGGCATTCCGGTCATCGCCTCGGGCGGGGCGGGGAAGACGGAAGATTTTTACGAGGTATTTACCGAAGGATATGCGGATGCGGCGTTGGCGGCGACGATTTTTCACTATAAAGAAATTGCCATACCGGATTTGAAACAGGAGTTAAAAGCCAAAGGGGTGGAGATACGATGA
- the hisIE gene encoding bifunctional phosphoribosyl-AMP cyclohydrolase/phosphoribosyl-ATP diphosphatase HisIE has protein sequence MTAENQQTLQLSLPIEALEQTVKWDAAGLVPAIVQDARSKEVLMLAYMNRESLRKSVETGQTWFWSRSRAELWNKGATSGNTQQITALKYDCDGDTLLVEVIANGPACHTGEPTCFYRTAAAASTGSGSGADERFKVLAELEQLIAERYTERPEGAYTTYLFEKGLDKILKKVGEETAESIIAAKNGDNDELRYEVSDLIYHLLVLLRERNLPLDEIMQELERRHERPRRD, from the coding sequence ATGACCGCAGAAAATCAACAGACCCTGCAACTCTCGCTTCCGATCGAAGCGTTGGAGCAGACGGTGAAGTGGGATGCAGCCGGTCTTGTGCCGGCCATTGTCCAGGATGCGCGCAGCAAGGAAGTGCTAATGCTGGCCTACATGAACCGCGAGTCGCTGCGCAAATCGGTGGAAACCGGCCAGACGTGGTTCTGGAGCCGGTCGCGCGCGGAGCTGTGGAATAAAGGGGCGACCTCCGGCAACACGCAGCAGATCACGGCCTTGAAGTATGATTGTGACGGCGATACGCTGCTCGTTGAGGTCATTGCGAACGGGCCGGCTTGCCACACGGGAGAGCCTACGTGCTTCTATCGCACGGCTGCTGCTGCCTCTACGGGATCGGGGAGCGGTGCCGATGAACGGTTCAAGGTGCTGGCTGAGCTGGAGCAGTTGATTGCGGAGCGTTATACCGAGCGTCCCGAAGGGGCGTACACCACGTATTTGTTTGAAAAAGGTCTCGATAAAATCCTCAAAAAGGTCGGCGAAGAAACCGCCGAGTCAATTATCGCAGCCAAAAACGGCGATAACGATGAGCTGCGTTACGAAGTCAGCGACCTGATCTACCATCTGCTGGTGTTGCTGCGTGAGCGCAATTTGCCGCTGGATGAAATTATGCAGGAGCTGGAGCGGCGTCATGAGCGGCCGCGGCGTGACTAA
- the hisJ gene encoding histidinol-phosphatase HisJ, translating into MLIDYHTHHERCGHAVGALEDYIRRGIEIGLSQLGVSDHMPLLHVDPAAYYPEMAMPMEELPRYVEEAFRLKEKYRGQIDVRVGLEGDYIEGWEEQIERIITAYPWDYVIGSVHFLGEWDVSDFRQVHNWEGKDVFAVYAQYYDAVTKAAQTGFYDFLGHLDVIKRFGYKPGPELEQETIELERRALAAVKEAGIAIELNASGLSKPCAEMFPSERILQAAIEMGIPLTVGSDAHDPQKLSEHLDQARTLLYKLGVRELATFKGRRRTMIPLEADK; encoded by the coding sequence ATGCTGATCGACTACCATACCCATCATGAACGCTGTGGTCATGCCGTTGGCGCACTGGAGGATTACATCCGCCGAGGGATCGAGATCGGGTTGTCCCAGCTGGGCGTCTCTGACCATATGCCGCTGCTGCATGTGGATCCGGCTGCCTATTATCCGGAAATGGCAATGCCGATGGAGGAGCTGCCGCGGTACGTGGAGGAGGCTTTTCGCCTGAAGGAAAAATACCGCGGGCAGATCGATGTACGCGTCGGCCTGGAAGGCGATTATATCGAAGGCTGGGAGGAGCAAATCGAACGCATCATCACAGCATATCCGTGGGATTATGTGATCGGTTCGGTGCATTTTCTCGGGGAATGGGATGTATCGGATTTCCGCCAGGTCCACAACTGGGAAGGCAAGGATGTGTTCGCGGTATATGCGCAATACTATGATGCCGTGACCAAAGCGGCGCAAACCGGGTTTTACGATTTCCTTGGCCACCTCGACGTCATTAAGCGGTTTGGGTACAAGCCCGGGCCGGAGCTGGAGCAAGAGACGATTGAGCTGGAGCGGCGGGCCTTGGCTGCCGTGAAAGAAGCCGGGATCGCGATCGAGCTTAATGCCTCGGGACTGTCGAAGCCTTGTGCGGAGATGTTCCCTAGCGAGCGGATCTTGCAGGCGGCCATCGAGATGGGGATCCCGCTGACGGTGGGGTCGGATGCCCATGATCCCCAGAAGCTGAGCGAACATTTGGATCAAGCGCGAACGCTGCTGTATAAACTGGGAGTGCGGGAGTTGGCGACGTTCAAGGGACGTCGGCGGACGATGATTCCTTTGGAAGCAGATAAGTAA
- a CDS encoding ribose-phosphate diphosphokinase, protein MEAKMRMFSGSSNPKLVSDICSRLGIEPGKVKLSRFKSGEIYVHYEESIRNYDVFLVQSLSHPINEMFVELLVMIDAAKRASARTVNVIMPYYGYARQERKSAPREPISAKLLADVLTTAGASRVVTIDLHAPAIQGFFNIPVDHLTALDLMTDYLRAQQIPNPVIVSPDAGRASMAEKLANGLDSPFAIMIKKRPAHNQSVITHVIGDVAGHTPIIIEDLIDTGSTIVNVVEGLKERGAEDAYVCATHGLFSDNALEKLKHPNIRQVVVTDSIAQPELHSPHVQVLSVAPMLARATQFILEGGSIAALFKDRGI, encoded by the coding sequence ATGGAAGCCAAAATGCGCATGTTTTCCGGTTCGTCCAATCCGAAGCTGGTATCGGATATCTGCAGTCGACTCGGGATCGAACCCGGGAAGGTGAAATTGTCGCGCTTCAAAAGCGGAGAAATTTATGTGCATTATGAGGAAAGTATCCGTAATTATGACGTATTTCTCGTACAGTCGCTATCCCATCCGATTAATGAGATGTTCGTCGAGCTCCTGGTGATGATCGATGCGGCCAAGCGGGCTTCCGCCCGCACGGTGAACGTCATCATGCCTTATTACGGCTACGCCCGGCAGGAGCGTAAATCCGCGCCGCGGGAACCGATTTCGGCTAAGCTGCTCGCTGATGTGCTGACGACGGCTGGGGCGAGTCGGGTCGTGACGATCGATTTGCACGCGCCGGCGATTCAGGGCTTCTTCAACATTCCGGTCGATCATCTGACCGCGTTAGACTTGATGACCGATTACCTGCGGGCCCAGCAGATTCCGAATCCCGTGATCGTCTCGCCGGATGCGGGACGGGCCTCGATGGCGGAGAAGCTGGCCAACGGACTGGACTCGCCGTTTGCCATCATGATTAAGAAGCGTCCCGCGCACAACCAGTCGGTGATCACGCATGTGATCGGCGACGTGGCCGGGCATACGCCGATTATCATCGAGGATTTGATCGACACTGGCTCCACCATTGTAAACGTTGTCGAAGGGTTAAAGGAACGGGGCGCGGAGGACGCCTATGTGTGCGCAACGCACGGGCTCTTCTCGGACAATGCCCTGGAGAAGCTGAAGCATCCCAATATCCGGCAAGTGGTCGTCACCGATTCGATCGCGCAGCCGGAGCTGCATTCGCCCCATGTGCAGGTGCTCTCTGTAGCGCCGATGTTGGCTCGGGCGACGCAGTTTATTCTAGAGGGCGGTTCGATTGCCGCTTTGTTCAAAGATCGAGGCATTTAG
- a CDS encoding iron chaperone encodes MDTNQPLFTTIDEYIAQFPPEIQDRLQQIRKLVQEVAPNAIERISYQMPTFETDGRILVHFAAFKKHIGFYPTPNGTKEFAEELSHYKGGKGSVQFPLDQPLPLDLIRRIVLFRAAENRLAAEAKAAKKRRNQ; translated from the coding sequence ATGGACACGAATCAACCCCTATTTACGACGATCGACGAATATATCGCCCAATTCCCGCCAGAGATTCAGGACAGATTGCAGCAAATCCGTAAGCTGGTTCAGGAGGTTGCGCCTAACGCAATCGAGCGGATCAGCTATCAAATGCCGACCTTTGAAACCGATGGCAGAATCCTGGTGCATTTCGCAGCGTTTAAGAAACATATCGGTTTTTACCCAACCCCCAACGGTACTAAGGAATTTGCGGAGGAACTGTCCCATTACAAAGGCGGGAAAGGGTCAGTACAGTTTCCCTTGGACCAGCCGCTGCCGTTGGATCTGATTCGCCGCATCGTTCTCTTCCGCGCGGCGGAAAACCGCCTGGCCGCCGAAGCCAAAGCTGCTAAGAAGCGTAGGAACCAATAA